From a single Pirellulales bacterium genomic region:
- a CDS encoding DUF433 domain-containing protein — MLTLNRSPVRSDPAVMGGTLVFRASRVPAQTLLDYLDDGYTVDEFLEMFPSVEREDAEEFLRLVRGECNADRL, encoded by the coding sequence ATGTTAACCTTGAATCGCAGTCCAGTGCGGTCCGACCCGGCGGTCATGGGCGGCACACTTGTCTTTCGCGCCAGCCGCGTTCCGGCGCAGACGCTGCTCGACTACCTCGACGACGGGTACACGGTCGACGAATTCTTGGAAATGTTTCCCTCGGTTGAGCGCGAAGATGCGGAGGAATTCCTCCGTCTTGTCCGGGGTGAATGCAATGCGGATCGCCTTTGA
- the ggt gene encoding gamma-glutamyltransferase, protein MKHQQLVRRLFWLAAVMSLASDSKGFDRPTGDPQQGRSMIVAEHGIVATSQPLAAQAGLDVLKRGGNAADAAVAAGAVMGVVEPMSCGIGGDLFVIYWDNKTKKLYGLNASGRSPYQLTRDVFTKQGLEQIPDEGPLSWSVPGCVSGWNDLLARFGSRPLAELLGPAIVYAERGFAVSEIIAADWKSSAKSLARRPDAAKTFLVEGRAPAVGELFRNPRLAATYRAIATGGADAFYRGPIAEQVVAFSRSQGGYFSRQDFDDHRNEWVDPVSTHYRGYDIWELPPNGQGIAVLEMLNLLEGYNLASMGPASADYLHLLIEAKKLAFADRARFYTDPAFARLPLAELISKPYAQRQRGRIDLARAATDVPAGDPRLIHGDTIYLAVVDNDRNCCSYIQSNYYGFGSQMVPGDLGFALQNRGTLFALDEEHLNRYEPHKRPFHTIIPALVTKGGRPWLVFGVMGGDMQPQGHVQVLVNLIDFKMNVQAAGDAPRVRHSGSAAPTGVSGDPAGGSVFVESGISDATVAALREKGHRVSRARGGYGGYQGILIDWEHGTLAGGSESRKDGCAAGY, encoded by the coding sequence ATGAAGCACCAGCAACTCGTTCGCCGATTATTTTGGCTGGCCGCCGTTATGAGTCTCGCGTCCGATTCCAAAGGCTTCGACCGTCCCACAGGCGATCCCCAGCAGGGCCGCTCGATGATCGTGGCAGAACATGGCATTGTGGCCACCAGCCAGCCGCTGGCCGCCCAGGCCGGACTCGACGTGCTCAAGCGGGGCGGCAATGCGGCGGATGCCGCCGTCGCCGCCGGGGCCGTCATGGGCGTCGTCGAGCCCATGAGTTGCGGCATCGGCGGCGACCTGTTCGTCATCTATTGGGACAACAAGACGAAAAAACTCTACGGCCTCAACGCCAGCGGCCGCAGTCCCTACCAACTCACGCGCGACGTGTTTACCAAACAGGGGCTGGAGCAGATTCCCGACGAAGGACCGCTCTCGTGGTCGGTGCCCGGCTGCGTGTCGGGCTGGAACGATCTGCTGGCACGTTTCGGCAGCCGTCCACTGGCTGAATTGCTCGGACCGGCTATCGTTTACGCGGAGCGCGGCTTCGCGGTCAGCGAGATCATCGCCGCCGATTGGAAGTCGTCTGCAAAGAGCCTGGCGCGTCGGCCCGATGCCGCCAAGACATTTCTGGTCGAGGGCCGCGCCCCGGCCGTGGGCGAATTGTTCCGCAATCCGCGCCTGGCCGCCACCTATCGCGCCATCGCGACGGGCGGGGCCGATGCCTTCTATCGCGGACCGATCGCCGAGCAAGTCGTGGCCTTCAGTCGAAGTCAAGGCGGCTACTTCTCGCGCCAGGATTTCGACGATCATCGCAACGAATGGGTCGATCCCGTGTCGACGCATTACCGCGGTTATGATATCTGGGAGCTGCCGCCCAACGGCCAGGGCATCGCCGTGCTGGAAATGCTCAATCTGCTGGAAGGTTACAACCTGGCGTCGATGGGGCCGGCCAGCGCCGACTATCTGCACCTGTTGATCGAAGCCAAGAAGCTGGCCTTTGCCGATCGGGCACGATTCTATACCGACCCGGCCTTCGCCCGGCTGCCGTTGGCCGAGCTGATCTCCAAGCCCTACGCCCAGCGGCAGCGGGGCCGCATCGACCTCGCCCGTGCGGCCACCGACGTGCCCGCGGGCGACCCGCGCCTGATCCACGGCGACACGATCTATCTGGCGGTGGTCGACAACGACCGCAACTGCTGCTCGTACATCCAGAGCAACTACTATGGCTTTGGTTCGCAGATGGTGCCGGGCGACCTGGGCTTCGCGTTGCAGAACCGCGGCACGCTGTTCGCCCTCGACGAGGAGCATCTCAACCGCTACGAGCCGCACAAGCGACCTTTCCACACGATCATTCCCGCCCTGGTCACCAAGGGCGGCCGGCCCTGGTTGGTGTTCGGCGTGATGGGCGGCGACATGCAGCCGCAGGGCCACGTGCAGGTGCTGGTGAATCTCATCGACTTCAAGATGAACGTGCAGGCGGCCGGCGACGCCCCGCGCGTGCGGCATTCGGGCAGCGCCGCGCCGACCGGCGTGAGCGGCGACCCGGCGGGCGGCAGCGTGTTCGTCGAGTCAGGCATCAGCGACGCGACGGTCGCGGCGTTACGCGAGAAGGGCCATCGCGTCTCGCGGGCCCGCGGCGGCTACGGCGGTTACCAGGGCATTCTCATCGACTGGGAGCACGGGACGCTGGCCGGCGGCAGCGAGTCGCGCAAAGACGGCTGCGCGGCGGGCTACTAA
- a CDS encoding molybdopterin-dependent oxidoreductase: MLGHDLARQHLQLTRRYFLGLGAAGAAALASSRSFAGATEGGDPLRAAAAALQDKYLTPDAKFGTVERGNPLPYTLPPDKLREAGLVRETWQLEVFADPDSNSQIERPLSKAQGTALDFDGLMKLAEKHAVRILKLMTCNNGNSPLGMGLWEGVPLREVIWLTGPKENIRHVSYYGHHNEDPKQMFQCWLPVNRVLEDPPEGLPVLLCYKLNGEWLSGKRGGPVRMLVPESYGFKSVKWIQRVLLTNNHQSNDTYADGNNDTNNSWLKTLARFADIEIKGRAGQPIAITGIAQVGISGLAKVQYWLQPKDGPLPPDDPYLATAPWQGADILPPPDRWPNLPDGKLPDGMVQFDPLTGRPRQWPLRYTIAHWAVLAPALAPGKYDVRCRTIDVAGHAQPLPRPFAKSGRNTIQRVTLNVEA, from the coding sequence ATGCTCGGCCACGATCTTGCCCGACAACATCTCCAGCTCACGCGACGTTACTTCCTCGGCCTCGGCGCCGCGGGTGCTGCGGCGCTCGCCAGTTCGCGGTCATTCGCCGGCGCAACGGAAGGCGGCGATCCGCTACGTGCCGCGGCGGCAGCTCTGCAAGACAAATACCTCACGCCGGACGCGAAGTTCGGAACCGTCGAGCGCGGCAATCCGCTGCCTTACACGTTGCCGCCCGACAAGCTCCGCGAGGCGGGCCTGGTGCGAGAAACATGGCAACTCGAAGTCTTCGCCGATCCGGATAGCAACTCGCAGATCGAGCGGCCGCTGTCCAAAGCGCAAGGTACGGCCCTCGATTTTGACGGCCTGATGAAACTGGCCGAGAAGCATGCCGTACGGATTCTGAAGCTTATGACCTGCAACAACGGCAACTCGCCGCTGGGCATGGGACTGTGGGAAGGTGTGCCGCTGCGAGAAGTGATCTGGCTCACAGGACCGAAGGAAAACATCCGCCACGTTTCTTACTACGGCCACCACAATGAAGACCCCAAGCAGATGTTCCAGTGCTGGCTGCCCGTCAATCGCGTGCTGGAAGACCCACCCGAAGGTCTGCCGGTGCTGTTGTGCTACAAGCTGAACGGCGAATGGCTGTCGGGCAAACGCGGCGGTCCGGTGCGGATGTTGGTGCCGGAAAGCTACGGCTTCAAGTCGGTCAAATGGATCCAGCGGGTGCTCTTGACCAACAACCATCAGTCCAACGACACCTACGCCGATGGAAACAACGACACGAACAATAGCTGGCTGAAGACGCTGGCCCGCTTCGCCGACATCGAGATCAAGGGCCGCGCCGGGCAACCGATCGCGATCACGGGCATCGCTCAAGTGGGCATTTCGGGCCTGGCTAAAGTGCAATACTGGCTCCAGCCCAAGGACGGGCCATTGCCGCCCGACGATCCGTATCTGGCGACGGCGCCCTGGCAGGGCGCCGACATCTTGCCGCCGCCCGATCGCTGGCCGAACCTGCCCGACGGCAAGCTGCCGGATGGCATGGTGCAGTTCGATCCGCTGACCGGGCGTCCGCGGCAATGGCCACTGCGATATACGATCGCGCATTGGGCCGTGCTGGCTCCCGCGCTCGCGCCCGGCAAGTATGACGTGCGTTGCCGGACCATCGACGTGGCCGGCCATGCCCAGCCGCTGCCGCGCCCGTTTGCCAAATCGGGGCGGAACACGATCCAGCGGGTGACGCTGAACGTTGAAGCGTGA
- a CDS encoding TlpA disulfide reductase family protein — protein MRPCKSTFMLCLLGAGFLFAGVLHASAAEEPGNQVKRHLEELEQVYQKFENDSREDLKTHKERTDSFLARLTDAEFLACIRDDQRRQPQNMMAAEFLALAEREPDPRVAVPALCHALGNSSDPESPAWQVQERALELALRRHIEDRELDQALVKVHWVVPAAKAEALLRAALDKSPHREVRAAACYYLACYLYERSKLADRIRSTETEDDATWRRFWLLVTIPYMKSMTSEPPERYVGEAQQLLKRLTAEFADVSYPEYQLAAGSRIRLTSAPSPDKTYAKAAEGMLFAIEHLQVGCQAPEIEGKDAGGVVFRLSDYRGKVVCLTFSANWCGACVAAYPAERESVEKWRNEPFVLLSVSGDEKVDTLREAVRRGEITWHCWWDGGRDGAICTRWHVDAWPTIYLLDAKGVIRYKEHGGDLTPIIEGLIREAKR, from the coding sequence ATGCGGCCGTGCAAAAGCACCTTCATGCTTTGCCTCCTAGGAGCCGGTTTTCTTTTCGCCGGTGTCTTGCACGCCAGTGCCGCCGAGGAGCCCGGCAACCAAGTCAAACGCCATCTCGAGGAGTTGGAGCAAGTCTATCAGAAGTTCGAGAACGACTCGCGGGAGGACCTGAAGACGCACAAGGAAAGGACCGATTCCTTTCTCGCCAGGCTGACCGATGCCGAGTTTTTAGCTTGCATCCGCGACGATCAGCGACGGCAGCCGCAAAACATGATGGCCGCTGAATTCCTGGCCCTTGCCGAACGCGAGCCCGATCCCCGCGTGGCAGTACCGGCCTTGTGCCATGCCTTGGGCAATTCCAGCGATCCGGAATCGCCCGCCTGGCAAGTCCAGGAGCGCGCCCTCGAACTGGCCCTCCGCAGGCATATCGAGGACCGAGAGCTCGACCAGGCACTTGTCAAGGTGCATTGGGTGGTTCCAGCGGCGAAGGCCGAAGCCTTGCTGCGCGCCGCTCTTGACAAGAGCCCGCACCGCGAAGTGCGGGCCGCGGCCTGCTACTATCTGGCATGCTATCTGTACGAGCGGTCGAAACTGGCGGACCGGATTCGCAGCACCGAGACCGAAGACGATGCGACATGGCGCCGCTTCTGGTTGCTCGTGACGATTCCCTATATGAAGTCGATGACTTCGGAGCCGCCGGAGAGATACGTGGGCGAGGCCCAGCAACTGCTCAAGCGCTTGACGGCGGAATTCGCCGACGTGAGCTACCCCGAGTATCAGCTCGCGGCCGGTTCGCGGATTCGCTTGACGAGCGCGCCGTCGCCCGACAAGACCTACGCCAAAGCGGCCGAAGGGATGCTGTTTGCCATCGAGCATTTGCAAGTCGGTTGCCAAGCACCCGAAATCGAAGGCAAGGATGCCGGCGGAGTCGTGTTCCGGCTGAGCGACTATCGCGGCAAGGTCGTCTGCTTGACGTTCTCGGCGAACTGGTGCGGCGCTTGCGTTGCGGCGTATCCCGCCGAGCGCGAGTCGGTAGAAAAGTGGCGCAACGAACCGTTCGTCCTGTTGAGCGTCAGCGGCGACGAGAAGGTCGACACTCTGCGCGAGGCGGTCCGCCGCGGCGAAATCACCTGGCACTGTTGGTGGGACGGCGGCCGCGACGGCGCCATCTGCACTCGTTGGCATGTCGACGCCTGGCCGACAATTTATCTGCTCGACGCGAAAGGGGTCATTCGCTACAAGGAACACGGCGGGGATCTTACGCCGATCATCGAGGGCTTGATTCGCGAAGCCAAGAGGTGA
- a CDS encoding redoxin domain-containing protein, giving the protein MRWYAWQAPVDIRPGRITKIMIGGRGRTVVGSVMLTDKNKLGIDWETNNPVAIIAWDASKRAYAWPSARYLSKLDENGHFEITDVPAGAYKLRVPIANPPSPSAYGVGTEIGRAELEFTVPEVPGGRSDEPLDLGQIEAVLFDTLDAGELAPDFVVEQLSGGSLRLSKLRGKLVLLDFWATWCAPCLAEIPAFEKLYDEFGGDPRFALISLSCDNTPDVAKRYVDEKRLPWRQGFAGGTNGHVATAYTVRSLPGTFLIAPDGRVLARNLRGEELRKAVAAALADDKLFDNAGRPFARFPITRFEPTGAAKPLPEKPAVVLLDDADPDYDNTKPHHDALRLLSSSGDELWSATGFNCCKTVGGVNGVAVDRQRERIYVRENVANRIVAFAIDGQKLWQIEQVEADALAVDAKTGNLWTSGGQRLNDGETLVSDPEGNEVAAYPFLAIDLAYDPHDDAFWLAGYETIKLSREGKVLFRQRVDGWCCASLSVNPNDGSVWLTERSHPDIPRSKNRVWLLNADGGVRHKTELGEFEVFSVACVPKMGGAWVAGRRDGVRFISAAGEVGEPVPMTAYKVAVSPTTGAVWVSCDSEVLQLAPSGKVLLRVPFTQASQQSWIEAF; this is encoded by the coding sequence ATGCGGTGGTACGCCTGGCAGGCGCCCGTCGATATCCGCCCAGGACGGATTACGAAGATCATGATCGGCGGCAGGGGCAGGACCGTCGTCGGTTCCGTAATGCTTACCGATAAGAACAAGCTCGGGATTGATTGGGAAACGAATAATCCCGTCGCAATAATCGCTTGGGACGCGAGCAAGCGCGCCTATGCCTGGCCCTCCGCGAGGTATCTGTCAAAACTGGACGAAAATGGCCACTTTGAAATAACCGATGTGCCGGCCGGCGCCTATAAGCTAAGGGTTCCCATCGCCAACCCGCCCTCACCGAGTGCCTACGGCGTCGGCACGGAGATCGGCCGCGCCGAACTCGAATTCACCGTGCCCGAGGTGCCCGGCGGACGAAGCGACGAACCGCTCGACCTGGGCCAGATCGAGGCCGTGCTGTTCGATACGCTCGACGCGGGCGAGCTGGCGCCCGATTTTGTAGTCGAGCAGCTTTCGGGCGGGTCGTTGCGCCTGAGCAAACTGCGCGGCAAGCTGGTGCTCCTCGATTTTTGGGCCACCTGGTGCGCTCCGTGCCTGGCTGAGATTCCCGCCTTCGAAAAACTGTACGACGAGTTCGGCGGTGATCCGCGGTTTGCGCTCATTAGCCTGTCCTGCGACAACACGCCTGATGTGGCGAAGCGCTACGTCGATGAAAAGCGGCTTCCCTGGCGGCAGGGTTTCGCTGGGGGCACCAATGGCCACGTGGCGACCGCTTACACGGTGCGCAGCTTGCCCGGCACGTTTTTGATCGCCCCCGACGGCCGCGTACTGGCCAGGAACCTGCGCGGCGAGGAGCTGCGCAAGGCCGTGGCCGCCGCCTTGGCCGACGACAAGCTGTTCGACAACGCCGGGCGGCCGTTCGCCCGCTTCCCAATCACGCGCTTCGAGCCGACGGGCGCCGCGAAACCGCTGCCCGAAAAGCCCGCAGTCGTGCTGCTGGACGACGCCGATCCGGATTACGATAACACGAAACCGCACCACGACGCTTTGCGGCTGCTCTCGAGCAGCGGCGACGAGCTTTGGTCGGCGACGGGCTTCAACTGCTGCAAGACGGTCGGTGGAGTAAATGGGGTCGCCGTCGACCGGCAGCGAGAGCGCATTTATGTCCGAGAGAATGTCGCCAACCGGATCGTGGCGTTCGCTATCGACGGGCAAAAACTCTGGCAAATTGAGCAGGTCGAGGCCGATGCGCTGGCGGTCGACGCCAAGACCGGCAATCTTTGGACGAGCGGCGGGCAGCGGCTCAACGACGGCGAGACCCTCGTCTCCGACCCTGAGGGGAACGAAGTTGCCGCCTATCCTTTCCTCGCCATCGACCTGGCCTACGATCCTCACGACGACGCCTTTTGGCTGGCCGGCTATGAAACCATCAAGCTCAGCCGCGAAGGGAAAGTGTTGTTTCGCCAGCGGGTCGACGGCTGGTGCTGCGCCTCGCTGTCGGTGAACCCGAACGACGGCAGCGTCTGGCTGACCGAGCGCTCTCATCCCGACATTCCTCGCAGCAAGAACCGCGTCTGGCTGCTGAACGCCGACGGCGGCGTTCGACATAAGACGGAATTAGGCGAGTTCGAGGTGTTCAGCGTCGCTTGCGTGCCGAAGATGGGCGGCGCCTGGGTTGCGGGGCGGCGCGACGGCGTGCGATTTATTTCGGCCGCGGGCGAGGTGGGCGAGCCGGTGCCGATGACGGCCTACAAAGTCGCCGTCAGTCCCACGACCGGCGCCGTTTGGGTCTCGTGCGATTCAGAAGTCTTGCAGCTCGCTCCCTCGGGCAAGGTACTTCTGCGCGTTCCATTCACGCAAGCCTCGCAGCAAAGCTGGATCGAGGCGTTTTGA
- a CDS encoding carboxypeptidase regulatory-like domain-containing protein, with the protein MNATLVLLSKVTVVLAMAWIFHAILARSNPRWRVLVWRMTALAMLAVAALSLAPPLVNLRLLRPRQAMENTSAIESTHLDAGETMRDVSFTAARTTPPPASEGAAARQAPAIAQEGTSADHGPPGQPPSSDDACDATGERAETTAAHLAPRTLSLAALALTCWSIGALVGILWTAVGIVRLRLIRTDSFAVPGWVAGEATVAAARLQLRRAFRIVQTKRLATPCLIGVWRPLVLLPSCQCEAARREELGAILAHELAHLKGNDPAFNLLLHALSIALWFHPLIWLARRAHVDACDYVCDALAAGCIKDADFYVCILARLALRLAEQPKVVGLAMARSSRVLHRIEAMRRQTGIISLPKWRVAAAVAVVAAASLLWGGLTISETIAEPPTAARQSPDKATASKTENNHAAKETEPNAPDKTNQTTLIQAVSADTDEPLAGAGLRFGGRIGGQNFNQFVTTDRDGQARLTWPAKEEINHLWMTAAKAGFVSIHHVWRGEQQKIEMPARIDLRFDEGTQIGGMVEDEKGRPIAGASLDVSMPVTWPKLANYMFTAATLNTDADGHWTWDDAPADIGAVGIRVEHADYLSGYSTANRGLSNVAVLKQGLQVAGQVVDRDGKAVAGAQARLGFSRFGTNEPEATTDAQGRFVLKNCKPGRSLVTVQGEGFSPTFQELALSEETKDLRFELQPGHTLSVQVTDVNGKALNEVWVVSDTWRGYRTLKLSARTDAQGKAVFRSAPDDAVLFDLLKSGYMSARRTPLAASAETHKVTLYPELTIGGRVTDAVSHQPVKKFRLRHGWRSANRDDVSWSRDEPTLFEKGEYDIKFDEPMEGHVLQVVADGYLPATSRVFRSTEGKQSFDLELKPGNGPTGVVLLADGSPAAGAEVGLATQQNRAVLKSGNFDRHQNQADVVKTGADGRFAFPPQGDEPFLLVIVHDEGYAERLHSEFKPDAPIVLEPWGRIEGLVAMGRKLAPECEVAFVRERAHP; encoded by the coding sequence ATGAACGCGACGCTGGTGCTGCTAAGCAAGGTGACTGTCGTGCTGGCAATGGCCTGGATATTTCATGCCATCCTGGCCCGCTCGAATCCACGTTGGCGCGTGCTCGTTTGGCGGATGACGGCGCTGGCAATGCTCGCCGTGGCGGCATTGTCGCTCGCTCCGCCGCTGGTGAATCTCCGCCTGTTGCGGCCGCGACAGGCGATGGAAAATACCAGTGCCATCGAATCCACACACCTTGACGCCGGCGAAACAATGCGCGACGTTTCATTCACGGCGGCCCGCACCACGCCGCCTCCGGCGAGCGAAGGCGCCGCGGCCCGGCAGGCGCCGGCCATCGCCCAGGAAGGGACGAGTGCAGATCACGGCCCCCCCGGCCAACCGCCGTCTTCAGACGACGCTTGCGACGCGACGGGCGAACGCGCTGAAACAACGGCCGCCCACCTGGCGCCGCGGACCTTGTCGCTGGCTGCTCTGGCGCTCACTTGCTGGTCCATCGGCGCACTGGTCGGTATTCTCTGGACGGCGGTCGGAATTGTCCGCCTGCGCCTTATCAGGACCGACTCGTTCGCCGTGCCCGGCTGGGTGGCCGGTGAAGCGACCGTTGCGGCCGCCCGGTTGCAACTGCGGCGTGCCTTTCGGATCGTACAGACCAAGCGCCTCGCAACGCCGTGCCTGATCGGTGTTTGGCGACCGCTCGTTTTGCTGCCTTCGTGCCAATGCGAGGCGGCGCGACGCGAGGAACTGGGCGCGATTCTGGCGCATGAGCTCGCTCACCTGAAGGGGAATGATCCCGCGTTCAATCTGCTGCTGCACGCGCTGTCGATCGCGCTCTGGTTTCACCCGCTCATCTGGTTGGCGCGGCGGGCACATGTCGATGCTTGCGACTACGTCTGCGACGCGTTGGCCGCCGGCTGCATCAAAGACGCCGATTTCTATGTTTGCATCTTGGCGCGCCTCGCGTTGCGCCTTGCGGAGCAGCCCAAAGTGGTCGGCCTGGCGATGGCGCGCAGCTCTCGCGTCCTGCACCGCATCGAGGCGATGCGGCGGCAAACCGGAATCATAAGTTTGCCTAAATGGCGAGTGGCCGCGGCGGTTGCCGTGGTCGCCGCCGCCAGCTTGCTGTGGGGCGGCCTCACCATCAGCGAAACGATCGCCGAACCGCCCACCGCCGCGCGGCAGTCGCCCGACAAGGCGACGGCGAGCAAAACCGAGAACAACCACGCCGCCAAGGAGACCGAGCCGAACGCGCCGGACAAGACGAATCAAACGACGTTGATTCAAGCGGTCAGCGCCGACACGGACGAGCCACTGGCCGGCGCGGGCCTGCGGTTCGGCGGCCGAATCGGCGGGCAGAACTTCAATCAATTCGTGACGACCGACCGCGATGGCCAAGCGCGGCTGACCTGGCCGGCCAAGGAAGAGATCAATCACCTCTGGATGACGGCCGCCAAGGCTGGCTTCGTTTCGATTCATCACGTCTGGCGCGGCGAGCAGCAGAAGATCGAAATGCCGGCGCGCATCGACCTGCGTTTCGATGAAGGCACACAAATCGGTGGCATGGTCGAGGACGAAAAAGGCCGGCCGATCGCGGGCGCCTCGCTCGATGTCTCCATGCCCGTCACTTGGCCGAAGCTGGCGAATTACATGTTCACGGCGGCCACGCTCAACACGGATGCCGACGGCCATTGGACTTGGGATGATGCGCCAGCCGACATCGGCGCGGTCGGCATTCGCGTTGAGCATGCGGATTATTTGTCGGGCTACTCGACAGCCAATCGAGGCCTAAGCAATGTGGCTGTGCTCAAGCAGGGCCTGCAAGTGGCAGGGCAAGTGGTCGATCGAGATGGCAAGGCCGTTGCAGGGGCTCAGGCGCGGCTGGGCTTCAGCCGCTTCGGCACGAACGAGCCCGAAGCAACGACGGACGCTCAGGGGCGGTTCGTCTTGAAGAACTGCAAGCCGGGCAGATCGCTGGTCACGGTGCAGGGCGAAGGCTTTTCACCCACGTTCCAGGAGCTGGCCCTCAGCGAAGAGACCAAAGATTTGCGATTTGAGTTGCAACCGGGCCACACGCTGAGCGTTCAGGTCACGGACGTAAACGGCAAGGCCCTCAACGAGGTATGGGTGGTCAGCGATACCTGGCGCGGCTATCGCACGCTGAAGCTGAGCGCGCGGACTGACGCTCAGGGAAAGGCCGTGTTTCGCTCAGCGCCGGACGACGCCGTTTTGTTCGACCTGCTCAAGAGCGGCTATATGTCGGCGCGGCGAACGCCGCTGGCGGCTTCGGCCGAAACGCACAAGGTCACGCTTTACCCGGAGCTGACGATCGGCGGCCGAGTGACCGATGCCGTCTCGCATCAGCCCGTCAAGAAGTTCCGCCTGCGTCACGGCTGGCGGTCCGCGAACCGAGACGACGTGTCGTGGTCGCGCGACGAACCGACGCTGTTTGAAAAGGGCGAGTACGACATCAAGTTCGACGAGCCGATGGAAGGCCATGTGTTGCAAGTGGTCGCCGACGGCTATTTGCCGGCCACCTCCCGTGTTTTCCGCTCGACGGAAGGAAAGCAAAGCTTCGACCTCGAGTTGAAACCGGGCAACGGGCCGACCGGCGTCGTACTGCTCGCCGATGGTTCACCGGCAGCGGGTGCCGAGGTGGGATTGGCGACGCAACAGAATCGTGCTGTTCTGAAGTCGGGAAACTTCGACCGGCATCAAAACCAGGCCGACGTCGTCAAAACTGGCGCCGACGGTCGCTTCGCGTTTCCGCCTCAGGGCGACGAGCCGTTCCTGCTGGTGATTGTTCACGACGAAGGCTATGCCGAGCGGCTCCATAGCGAATTCAAACCCGACGCCCCGATCGTGCTCGAACCGTGGGGCCGCATCGAGGGGCTCGTCGCGATGGGGAGAAAGCTCGCTCCGGAATGCGAAGTGGCGTTTGTTCGCGAACGCGCGCATCCCTAA
- a CDS encoding BlaI/MecI/CopY family transcriptional regulator, with the protein MPRFTPGELNVMRLLWEHGEMKPSEIHRLYPEPIKNPALRSYLTILCEKGHVRRQKVGKAFYYQAVTRRQSALRKTLRELIDTYCAGSTQALLLNLIRSEKLSEEHLIELKRLADEQLLRRSAPKERR; encoded by the coding sequence ATGCCTCGATTTACGCCCGGCGAACTGAACGTAATGCGACTGCTGTGGGAGCATGGCGAGATGAAGCCGAGTGAAATCCATCGGCTCTATCCGGAGCCGATCAAGAACCCCGCGCTGCGGTCGTACCTGACCATCTTGTGCGAGAAGGGACACGTCCGACGGCAAAAGGTCGGCAAGGCGTTTTATTATCAGGCCGTCACGCGCCGGCAATCGGCCCTGCGCAAAACGCTGCGCGAGCTGATCGACACCTATTGTGCCGGTTCGACGCAGGCGCTGCTGCTCAATCTCATCCGTAGCGAAAAGCTGAGCGAAGAACATCTCATCGAGCTGAAACGTCTCGCCGACGAACAACTCTTACGGCGCTCCGCGCCAAAGGAACGACGATGA
- a CDS encoding response regulator, protein MRLLVIEDQVDCALVLEKRLALEGHEVRVCHNACSALLDAPEFEPDAILLDIGLPGMDGWQLAPLLRDALADKQVVLIAISGYQTEKDFLRSRAAGIDHHLTKPNYFQQLTEILKQRPSQS, encoded by the coding sequence ATGCGGCTGTTGGTCATTGAAGATCAAGTGGATTGTGCTCTCGTTCTTGAAAAGCGGCTGGCGTTGGAAGGGCACGAAGTGCGCGTGTGCCACAACGCGTGCAGCGCCTTGCTGGATGCCCCGGAGTTTGAGCCCGATGCCATCCTGCTCGATATCGGGCTGCCCGGAATGGATGGCTGGCAACTCGCCCCCTTGCTTCGCGATGCGTTAGCCGACAAGCAGGTAGTCTTGATCGCGATCTCCGGGTATCAAACCGAGAAAGATTTCCTTCGGTCGAGAGCCGCCGGCATCGACCATCATCTCACGAAGCCCAACTACTTCCAGCAACTGACGGAGATATTGAAGCAGCGACCATCGCAATCGTGA